ACGGAAACCCTAACGGCGCCGGAAGCGACGGTTAGTGCTTTGCTTACTTTACTGTCGGTCTTGCACGCATGGGACCTGTATCGCACCCACATTCGTCGAGCTGAAAGATACTGATAAGGAAAGAAATTTGCAGGTGGCGCGTGTGGCTACCAGACCGCTGTTGGGCACCGGCCGTTCTCGTCGATGATCGCCGCCGGGAGCTCGCCTCTATTCATGGCGGGCATGGGCTGCGGCGCGTGCTATGATGTAAGCATAAGTCACCAAGCTCCTTCCATTAATGGCGCAAATTGGACAAGTGGTCGGCTCGGCTTGTCCTGACAAATTACAAAACGTGTTCATGTGGCGTACGCAGGTTAAATGCACGAGCAACTCAGCCTGCTCCGGGAAGCCTGTGACCGTCGTCATCACCGACCTGAGCCCCGGCAACCTCTACCCCGGCGAGCCGTGCCATTTCGACATGAGCGGCACCGCCCTGGGCGCCATGGCGAAGCCTGGCATGGCCGACAAGCTCCGCGCCGGCGGTGTCATCAGGATGCAGTACAAGAGGTACGTAGCACTACGACATAGGATAGGATCCTCTTCAGTCTACAGTTAGACGGAAAACAATGGAAGTAAATGTCTGCTGATCTTGGTGTTCCTGTTAATCATCCTAGGGTGCCATGCAAGTACCCTGGCGTGAACATTGCATTCAGGGTGGACCAGGGCTCCAACCCCTTCTACTTCAAGACCCTGATCGAGTTCGTCGGCGACGACGGCGACCTCAAGGCCGTGGCCCTCAAGGAGGCTGGAAGCGGCGCCTGGACGCCAATGGCGCAGGACTGGGGCGCACTGTGGCGCCTCAACAACGGCAGGCGGCTGCGCGCCCCATTCTGCCTCAAGCTCACCTCCGACACCGGCAGGGTCCTCGTCGTCAACAACGTCATCCCCGCCAACTGGAAGGCCGGGGCCACGTATCGCTCCCTGGTGAACTACCCCTAAGTTACACCCATATTTATCTGCTCCGTGTGTGAATTTTATACCTCGAAAAGAAAGACTGTGCGTCCGGGTGCTGCGAGAGGCGGTCTCGGATGAGGAGGGGCATACGGAACTGTGATGTTCCCTCCCTGGTCTCTGCATTCCCCTAGTGATGTATCATGTGTGCAGTCCGTCTGGCTGTATTTTTCTTTATAAGAGGAAAACTTGCTTCCTCTTACTAAAATTTGCACCGTCAAGTTCAATACTCCGAAATGAAGTTCTTCCAATAAGAacttatctctactcttataaaaaacagaattggtgatgatggtgtgcctgtcgtcctgcaatataggccgtccgatttacaTCTAACAGATAGaaaagaaactatgacaattttgcaaaaagatacccacacccctctccacatttgcaaataaggtcttcccttgttcatcattttctcccacaagataaactactcatacaaatgcatcttgatgttccgtgcaacgcatgggcatcttgctagtgtaTATAAAACTTGAACCGGTGGCATGTATGCACAACAATTCTTTGGACAATAAATTTTTCTCATCATGAAACGGGATAGATGCAAATTACCGTTACTCTGTATAGCACCATTACCCACCTGGACACTGGGAACCACCGGTAGCTGCGCCTGCGCGATTGATTCTGCTGCCCTGTCATGCCGTTGAGGACACATGCAATTCTCCCGAAAACGTAGTCAAAGGAGCAGAGCCTTGAATGTTGCAAATACTGATTGCCCTACTCAATTATTAACAGAAGCTGTTTGTtgaaagtgtttttaatggagcTTCAGTTCTACGTACACATGTATAGGCACTACTCTATAAGTCTACGTACAAAGTCTTTGGTTGTGTCTTTTCGATAAACAGGGCTTGGTTGTACTTGTACTACACTAGTACTCGGCTTTATGAACTGGATAGTGGCCAACCGGTTTGGCATGTGGCTCCCACAAATTAAGACGCTCCACTTGTAGAAATTAACATGCATACCCAATTTTCTACACGAGTGTGCATTATACTCATAATAATTGAAGGTCGTGTGTACTGTGATATTTAATTGTGTTTGCTATTTCTATCATGTTTTTGTCCAAGATGGTATATTTTATTTTCCTGCGAAAACATTTTACCCAAACTATTGCCAGAGAAAGGTCCCTGCCTGAATTTGATCTCATTTAATAAAAACATATCGATTCAATTTATAAGGAAAAGCTGATCGAAAACCTAAACAAGACGGCTCTGTTTACGAGAAAAAGCAAACAAAAAATTGCACATGCAAcgagcactagtagaa
The Aegilops tauschii subsp. strangulata cultivar AL8/78 chromosome 3, Aet v6.0, whole genome shotgun sequence genome window above contains:
- the LOC109735727 gene encoding expansin-B11 encodes the protein MAKTCTLVLLGALVVLSLLVSPIACSGKLAKAAGPHKPAAVKGHKNQTTNPSSSAAYGGGWLPAGATYYGNPNGAGSDGGACGYQTAVGHRPFSSMIAAGSSPLFMAGMGCGACYDVKCTSNSACSGKPVTVVITDLSPGNLYPGEPCHFDMSGTALGAMAKPGMADKLRAGGVIRMQYKRVPCKYPGVNIAFRVDQGSNPFYFKTLIEFVGDDGDLKAVALKEAGSGAWTPMAQDWGALWRLNNGRRLRAPFCLKLTSDTGRVLVVNNVIPANWKAGATYRSLVNYP